A window from Streptomyces syringium encodes these proteins:
- a CDS encoding Uma2 family endonuclease — protein MDPKHFELLEEARRALPDGFKAELSGDIIVMQASPSAIHQLNLSKIRKQFDAHIPAGYIDTGNTDLESPQTAKVRNPDLTYLPEESMATTESSVPAELALIAVEIVSPSNPENDWVGKLRDYPLMGIPLYLVVDARQKTVALFSEPENGRYRMREDADFGEPIHIPSPFSFTLETNALRPY, from the coding sequence GACGGATTTAAAGCAGAGCTGTCCGGCGACATCATCGTCATGCAAGCCTCGCCCTCAGCCATCCATCAGCTCAACTTGAGCAAAATCCGGAAACAGTTCGATGCGCACATCCCGGCCGGCTACATCGACACAGGGAACACCGACCTGGAGTCGCCACAGACAGCGAAAGTGCGCAATCCGGACCTCACCTACTTGCCTGAAGAGTCGATGGCGACGACGGAGAGCAGCGTACCGGCTGAACTTGCTCTGATCGCGGTAGAGATCGTTTCCCCTTCCAACCCGGAGAACGACTGGGTCGGGAAACTTCGCGATTACCCCCTGATGGGTATCCCTCTCTATCTCGTCGTGGACGCACGCCAGAAAACCGTCGCGCTCTTCAGCGAACCTGAAAACGGCCGCTACCGCATGAGGGAAGACGCCGACTTCGGTGAACCGATCCACATCCCCAGCCCCTTTTCCTTCACCCTCGAGACCAACGCGCTGCGGCCTTACTGA